One part of the Microbulbifer sp. THAF38 genome encodes these proteins:
- the csrA gene encoding carbon storage regulator CsrA, which translates to MLFLKRRTGELLRIGASVSVTVLEVKGNQVKIGISAPRSLPIHREEIYVWIQKQLKVKA; encoded by the coding sequence ATGTTGTTCTTAAAGCGACGGACAGGTGAGCTTCTAAGAATTGGAGCAAGTGTCTCGGTCACAGTGCTAGAGGTTAAAGGTAATCAAGTGAAGATAGGCATAAGTGCACCCAGGTCACTGCCCATCCACCGTGAAGAAATCTATGTGTGGATCCAAAAGCAGCTGAAAGTGAAGGCCTGA